Sequence from the Nitrospiraceae bacterium genome:
TCCTCTTTCATCATTTTTACGTATAATTCAGGCCTACCGTCCAGACGGGAAAAAGCCTTGCAGACAAGGCCTAACACCCGATAGCAGTCCATCCCATTGTGGAGCAGGCATGAACAACAATTTTTTCAAAGGACATGGCTTGGGCAATGACTATATTGCTCTCGACCCAGCCAAAATGTCTTTTAAATTAACACCGCGGACCATCCGGGCTCTCTGCGATCGGCATTGGGGAGTGGGAAGTGACGGCATTCTGGCGCTCGGGCCTTCGAAAAAAGCCGACTTCGGACTGCGCATATACAATCCTGACGGGAGTGAAGCGGAGAAATCCGGCAATGGATTGCGGATTTTCGGATGCTATCTGTACCACACCAAGCATACGAGGAAAAAACACTTTACCGTTGAAACCAAGGGCGGATTGGTTGAGATTCATTTGGAAATTAACGGTCATGGATACGTGAATGGGGCCACTGTCGACATGGGACGAGCCTCGTTTCAACCCATTGCTCTCCCCTGCACCTTACGGGTGCCTGAGTTGATTCAACAGCCCGTAAAGGCCGCAGGCCAGTCTCTCCGGTTTACCGGGGTCAGCGTCGGAAACCCGCATTGCGTAGTGTATAAGAAACAGGAAGAGCAATGGACCCGACAGGACCTTCTTGAAATCGGGCCGGAACTGGAAAACCATATTATTTTCCCGAAACGAACCAATGTCCAACTGGCCGTTCCGACCGGGCCTCGGACCATTTCTATTCTGATTTGGGAACGGGGTGCGGGAGAAACACAGGCCTCGGGCTCCTCCGCCTGTGCGGCGGCATGTGCCGGAGTACGGTTAGGATTGGTTAAAAGCCCGGTAAGCGTGAAGGCCCCTGGAGGAACATTAGATATTACCGTTGATCCTCAGTACAACATCACGATGAAAGGGCCCGTCACCGAGGTCGCCAGAGGGGAAATCAGCCAAGCCTTCATAGACGGCCTGCGGTAGATTCGATATTCATTTCCTACTCCCCGACTTGCCCTCGGACTTGCCCATCCAGCCCGTTGGGATTATCTGTGGGATTCTCCCAGATATGCCATGACATTCCGTAGATACCGCTAGAATCACTCTCACTTCCAGAAGGGCATGGAGGTCCCAGATTTTCCATCTCGAACCCTCCTTAACAATTCGTCTTTCGACTTTTTCGGTACTGTCTCCCAGGCGGGTTCAGCGGGCCAAGGTGAGAGACTATCAGACTATCCGCCATCGAACCATCTCCCAGACCTTTCGCACCATTGCCATTCAGATAATAGCCCAAGGACCGATACACGCTTTTGCCCTCCTCTGCGTAACCTTTGGAATCATCCCCTCAACACGATTTCTCCCGATAATCTAATACAAATCTTCAAGATTCAACCGGAAAACGAACATTTCCCTACTCTGCTGAGTTAAGCAGGCCTACTCTGGTAACTTTGGAAACTCAAACGGAATTGGTTCGCCGGTCAATGCTTTCAGAAAGGCAACAAGATCGGCTTTCTCTTGCGGCGCCAAGCCCAGTGGTTTCATCAACGGACTTAACTGAGGATTCGGATTCCCGCCTTTATCGAAAAAGTCGATCACCTCTTCTAATGTTTTAAAAGCGCCATCATGCATATATGGGGCGGTTTCCGTAATGCTTCGAAGCGTGGGAGTTTTGAATGCTCCTTTATCGTGTTCTCGAAGCGTCACATAATACCGCCCCAAATCCTCTTCCATCGGTCCCACTTGCGGCACACCGAGGTTGTGGAAACGATTATCCGTAAAATTAGAATCATTGTGACACAGGATGCACCGGCCTTTTCCTTTAAAGAGGGCCATCCCCCGTTGAGCATCTTCTCCCATGGCTTGTTGATCACCTAAGACAAACTTATCGAAGGCCGAATTGGTGGAGATGATGGTCCGTTCATAGGCAGCGATCGCTTCCGCGATTCCCTGCAAACTCACTCCGGTTCCAAATACTTTCTGGAACTCTTCCTTATAACCGTTTATCTTGGCAATTTTGGGAACGACAGTTTCATGAGTCTCCGCCATTTCAACGGGATTATGAATAGGACCAATGGCCTGTTCTTCCAAAGAGCCGGCTCGACCATCCCAAAATTGAAAGGGGTTAAAGGCGGTGTTATACACTGTAGGCGACTGCCGCCCTCCACGCTTCCCGCCCACGCCGACGGAGGTTTGGTTGGGATCGGCAAAGCCCGCAACAGGGTTATGACAAAACGCACAAGAGATCGCGTTGTTCTTGGATAAGCGTCCATCAAAATACAGCTGTTTACCCAGGGACAGTTTGGCGGCATAATTCAAATTGGTGGACGGCACAGGAACCGCCGTCGGGAGTGGACCAATGTCGGGAACGGTATGACCATCAATCGTGATCATTCCCACTGTTGAATCAGATCTCGCTTCACTTCCTATTCCAGTGGAAGTCAGGCTCAATCCTACCAGAATTGTGCAAAATACTGTGGTCAGTACCCTTTTGATGGCTGCCTTCATTCCGTCTTTCCCTCCTGATCAGTTTGATGACGTTCCCGATGAATAGAACTACTTATCCGATACTTTAGTGTACCCCGAATGTCTATAAAATAAAAAGACAATTGCTGCCTCAATACTTAAGAGAGAGATGCATCCCCTGGTCTTTTCGGATAAGTTCCAATTCAACAATGCAGCATTCTTGAGAACCTCTGATTTACCATTTAACCTCCAATTAATTTTGCATGAAGACCCACACCTATCCTATTGATGCCATAATTCCCCAGCTGCAACAGACACTCAGGCGACACCCAATCGTCCTTCTCACCGCTCAGCCGGGTGCCGGAAAAACCACACAGATTCCGCTGGCCCTTCTCAAAGAGGCGTGGCTGACAAAAACCATCATCATGCTGGAGCCCAGACGGCTAGCCGCGCGTGCCGCCGCGCGCCGGATGTCCGATCTCCTGGGAGAAACCGTTGGCACCACCGTTGGATATCGGACACGGTTGGATACCAAAATCAGCCCGAACACAAAACTGGAAGTGGTCACCGAAGGCATTCTCACAAGATTGCTTCAACACGATCCATCATTACAGAACTATGGCCTGGTCATCTTTGATGAATTCCATGAACGCAGCCTGCAAGCCGACCTGGGTTTGGCCTTATGCCTGGAATCCCGGAAGGTATTTCGAGAGGACCTCAGGCTGCTGATCATGTCGGCCACACTCGACAGTGCGACCATTTCGAAAAAATTGAGACAGGCTCCAGTGCTCACCTGCGAAGGCAAGATGTTTCCCGTCGAAACCCGCTACGTCGGGAGGCCGGAGGGAAAGAGTTTCGCCATGCAGGTGGCCCATACCATTCATCGTCTGCTGAAAACCGAACAGGGCAACCTCCTGGTGTTTCTTCCGGGAGCGGGAGAAATCCGTCAAGTGGAACGACTCCTGGCAGACCTGCCTCTTGGCCCACAGACGCGCATCGCTCCGCTCTATGGGGATCTATCGCCCCTGGCCCAGGACCAGGCTATTCTTCCACCGCCTGCCGGATGGCGCAAAGTGGTCCTATCCACGAATATTGCCGAATCCAGTCTCACCATCGAAGGCATTCGTCTCGTCATCGATACCGGGCTCATGCGTGTACCACGGTTTGATTCACGCAGCGGTATGAGCCGGCTTGCCACCCTTACCGTCTCCCAACAATCGGCAGAACAACGTCGCGGACGGGCGGGACGCCTGGAACCCGGTCTCTGTATACGGTTCTGGACTGAGACCGAGCAGCGGACCCTCATCCCCCGAACCACACCGGAAATTCTTGATGCCGACCTCACCTCGCTCGTGCTGGAGTTGTCTCAGTGGGGAAACCACGATCCACAGGAATTACTCTGGCTCGATCCTCCTCCTTCCGGAGCCATCGCTCAGGCACGACAGCTCCTTCACTCCCTTGGCGCATGTGATATTCAAGGCCATATCACCGATCATGGCCGGGCGATGGCCGATCTCACCATGCACCCGCGACTCGCGCATATGGTCCTGAAGGGAAAGACGCTGGGAGTGGGAGCCTTAGCATGCGATCTCGCCGCAGTCTTAAGCGAACGAAACTTGTTCAAAGGATCATTCGCACAAGAGCATGCCGATCTGCGCACCCGATTTGACATGCTCTATGGTCGTACCCCTATTCAAAGAAACACCGGGGCTCTGGAAAGGGGAATCATTCAACGCATTCGCCAGGCTTCTCTGTCATGGCAACGGACACTGCAGATCACCACTCCTCACCATGTCCCCAAACAACAGATTGATCAGGTAGGGGTACTCCTGGCGCTGGCCTACCCCGACCGGATTGCGCAACGACAAGCAGATGGAGACAGACGATACCGCCTGGCCAACGGGCGGAGCGCAAAATTTCCCCACCCGGTTACGCTGGAACATGAAGAGTGGCTCGTGATCGCAGAGCTTAACGGTGCCCCGGCAACGGCAGTTATCTCTATGGCTGCCCCGATTTCACGTGAAGATTTAATTTCCCACTGCGGGGATCTCATACAGTCAACGGATTCTGTAATGTGGGATGGCTCAACGAAAGCGGTCAGATCCATCCGGCAACGACGACTCGGAGAACTCATTCTTGATGAGGGCCGCCTTTCCGATCCCGATCCTGATCTGGTCTTGACCGCGCTTCTCGACGGCCTTCGAAGCACAGGTCTCTCCTGTTTACCCTGGAACCCCACACTCAGAAACTGGCAGGCGCGGGTCCAGTTTCTGCGTCGCGCCACGGAACCGGCATCCGCTTGGCCGGATGTCTCGGACGACACACTCCTTCAGACATTGAATCAGTGGCTGGGGCCTTTTCTCAGCAATCTCTCCAGCCTCAATCAGCTGAACCGGATCGACCTTTCCTGGCCACTTCAGGCACTCCTTTCTCCGGAACAACGGCGCACGCTCGACACTCTGGCGCCCACCCATGTCACTGTGCCATCAGGATCGCACATTCCCTTGGATTATCTGTCAGGCGAAATTCCCGTTCTGGCTGTCCGTCTTCAGGAATTATTCGGACAATGCGACACGCCCCGTCTGGTCAACGGGAGAGTCCCTGTCCTCATTCATCTGCTCTCTCCGGCCAGACGCCCCGTTCAGGTCACCCAGGACCTCATCAGTTTTTGGCAAACCGGTTACACGGAAGTCAAAAAAGAATTGAAGGGCCGCTACCCCAAACACTTCTGGCCCGATGACCCCCTCCAGGCCCCGCCTACTCGCGGCATCAAAAAACGATAATTCATTTTGAGAGGTTGCACCCATGAATGTGGCAGGCCAATCCGATCAAGAAATATTAGCCATCGCCACCATGAACAATATCATGGAAGGATCAACCGCAATTGACCATGCTACACATACGAAAGATTTTTCAGAACGGCTAAAGTAAACCGTCACCAAAAAACATTTGGATGTGCTTTACAGGCTTTACCAAGCTGAATCGGAAAATTTTCCAAGAAGGGAAGGGATTGCAAACGTTCGTGGTCCTTCTTGGGGCACCATCCTTCGAAAAAGATTTTTCATTCATAGATTTGAAGGCTAGGGTCATGTCCCTGCACAAGGCTTGGCCGCAGACCTACCTTCAAGGTTACTCGAACTCATTGAGATTCCAAGTGGATTTCAGGTAACTCAATCTGAATGTATCCCTTTTCAAAAACTCAGGAACCCGTTTAGGGACATACCTGATTACCAACGGACGCTCTCCTCCTTTGGGTTCAAAATTCTCACCAAGCCTTTTCCCTTTCAACATTTAAGGGGGAACGTCCTGACTCTCTTGCTATTCTTATGGAGAATTTTTAAGGTAAGCTTGAAGAATGATTTCTTCTATAGGCTTTTTTATTTTCGACCTAAGGAGCCGGCCTCATGCTATCAAAATTCGCTTCTCCTCATATCCTGGTGACGGCGGGTTGGGTCCTGGGGAGCTTTTTTCTGGGATGCTCCAGCGTGGAACTCACCAAGATCCCCAAAAAACCCCTGCCTTTCCATCCGCCTCCACTGATTGAATTACCATTGGAATTACCACCGGAAGGCGGTCCACGACGCCCTGTCGATGCCATGTCCCCCACGACCTTATCCGGGCCGGGACCGGAGATTATCATTGTCGAATCCAACCAGCCTGCCTTACGTGCCATAGCAGAACGCGATCCGGCCGTGAAGACCGAATTGGGCGAGCGTTTTACCTTTATTAATTCCGAGGAAGTCCCTGCCGACCAATGCTCGGTCACGCTGCAGCAAGACGCCGCGGGCAACTCTCGAACGACAGAACGGGGATCGGCTTCCGATGTCTCCGCATATCGGCTAACCTATTACAGTTACACCCACAATGTGGCCGTGCACGTCTGCATGGAAAATGACCGAATGTCTTCTGTCCAGCGCGATCCGCGTAAAGGTTACCAGCCCGAAGAAGCTGAAGAAGAA
This genomic interval carries:
- a CDS encoding diaminopimelate epimerase encodes the protein MNNNFFKGHGLGNDYIALDPAKMSFKLTPRTIRALCDRHWGVGSDGILALGPSKKADFGLRIYNPDGSEAEKSGNGLRIFGCYLYHTKHTRKKHFTVETKGGLVEIHLEINGHGYVNGATVDMGRASFQPIALPCTLRVPELIQQPVKAAGQSLRFTGVSVGNPHCVVYKKQEEQWTRQDLLEIGPELENHIIFPKRTNVQLAVPTGPRTISILIWERGAGETQASGSSACAAACAGVRLGLVKSPVSVKAPGGTLDITVDPQYNITMKGPVTEVARGEISQAFIDGLR
- a CDS encoding c-type cytochrome → MKAAIKRVLTTVFCTILVGLSLTSTGIGSEARSDSTVGMITIDGHTVPDIGPLPTAVPVPSTNLNYAAKLSLGKQLYFDGRLSKNNAISCAFCHNPVAGFADPNQTSVGVGGKRGGRQSPTVYNTAFNPFQFWDGRAGSLEEQAIGPIHNPVEMAETHETVVPKIAKINGYKEEFQKVFGTGVSLQGIAEAIAAYERTIISTNSAFDKFVLGDQQAMGEDAQRGMALFKGKGRCILCHNDSNFTDNRFHNLGVPQVGPMEEDLGRYYVTLREHDKGAFKTPTLRSITETAPYMHDGAFKTLEEVIDFFDKGGNPNPQLSPLMKPLGLAPQEKADLVAFLKALTGEPIPFEFPKLPE
- the hrpB gene encoding ATP-dependent helicase HrpB; translated protein: MKTHTYPIDAIIPQLQQTLRRHPIVLLTAQPGAGKTTQIPLALLKEAWLTKTIIMLEPRRLAARAAARRMSDLLGETVGTTVGYRTRLDTKISPNTKLEVVTEGILTRLLQHDPSLQNYGLVIFDEFHERSLQADLGLALCLESRKVFREDLRLLIMSATLDSATISKKLRQAPVLTCEGKMFPVETRYVGRPEGKSFAMQVAHTIHRLLKTEQGNLLVFLPGAGEIRQVERLLADLPLGPQTRIAPLYGDLSPLAQDQAILPPPAGWRKVVLSTNIAESSLTIEGIRLVIDTGLMRVPRFDSRSGMSRLATLTVSQQSAEQRRGRAGRLEPGLCIRFWTETEQRTLIPRTTPEILDADLTSLVLELSQWGNHDPQELLWLDPPPSGAIAQARQLLHSLGACDIQGHITDHGRAMADLTMHPRLAHMVLKGKTLGVGALACDLAAVLSERNLFKGSFAQEHADLRTRFDMLYGRTPIQRNTGALERGIIQRIRQASLSWQRTLQITTPHHVPKQQIDQVGVLLALAYPDRIAQRQADGDRRYRLANGRSAKFPHPVTLEHEEWLVIAELNGAPATAVISMAAPISREDLISHCGDLIQSTDSVMWDGSTKAVRSIRQRRLGELILDEGRLSDPDPDLVLTALLDGLRSTGLSCLPWNPTLRNWQARVQFLRRATEPASAWPDVSDDTLLQTLNQWLGPFLSNLSSLNQLNRIDLSWPLQALLSPEQRRTLDTLAPTHVTVPSGSHIPLDYLSGEIPVLAVRLQELFGQCDTPRLVNGRVPVLIHLLSPARRPVQVTQDLISFWQTGYTEVKKELKGRYPKHFWPDDPLQAPPTRGIKKR